One region of Cryptosporangium phraense genomic DNA includes:
- a CDS encoding NaeI family type II restriction endonuclease has protein sequence MIEQPVLFDGDEDRDVEQVAAELVRLDPHGSRWAAVIRHTYDMVYNGQETGRYRWDQLMKTEKTHFGTLFEINGQREFQFEGGVTTDYRIANHQVDAKWSQSMGGWMLPPEVFGEIALVATGSDEEARWSLGLVRVREEYRREGANRDKKSSLNRRGRSAIRWLWRGAQLRPNVLLQLPMDVVYHVFDSESGTERTHRLFRAAEGRIVHRNSVATVSRQLDHQKRVRYNGGSRSKLKAEGIIILSGTYHSHIAAQLGVPIPRPDEYVSVRVVPSEDEIGPVMDGVRWRRAHPGEVVACAAPLIPERGLRES, from the coding sequence GTGATCGAACAGCCGGTTCTCTTCGACGGAGATGAAGACCGAGATGTGGAGCAGGTCGCCGCGGAGCTCGTGCGGCTAGACCCGCATGGGTCAAGGTGGGCAGCCGTCATCCGGCACACGTACGACATGGTTTACAACGGTCAGGAGACCGGTCGCTATCGTTGGGACCAGCTCATGAAGACCGAGAAGACCCATTTCGGCACGTTGTTTGAAATCAACGGCCAGCGTGAGTTCCAGTTCGAAGGCGGCGTCACCACCGATTATCGAATAGCCAACCATCAGGTTGATGCCAAGTGGAGTCAGTCGATGGGTGGGTGGATGCTCCCTCCTGAGGTTTTCGGCGAAATCGCATTGGTCGCCACGGGCAGTGACGAAGAGGCTCGTTGGTCGCTGGGACTCGTCAGGGTCCGAGAGGAATACCGTCGCGAGGGCGCTAATCGAGATAAAAAGAGTTCGCTGAACAGGCGGGGACGTAGCGCTATCCGCTGGTTGTGGCGGGGTGCGCAGTTGCGGCCCAATGTTCTGCTACAGCTACCGATGGACGTGGTATATCACGTCTTCGACAGCGAGAGCGGCACTGAGCGGACGCATCGGCTCTTCCGCGCCGCCGAAGGGCGAATCGTTCATCGGAATTCCGTTGCGACGGTCAGTCGGCAACTCGATCATCAGAAGCGCGTCCGATACAACGGTGGATCCAGATCCAAACTGAAGGCCGAGGGAATCATCATCCTCAGCGGGACGTACCATTCGCACATAGCTGCACAGCTCGGGGTGCCGATTCCCCGACCGGACGAGTACGTCTCGGTGCGGGTCGTTCCTTCGGAGGACGAGATCGGCCCAGTAATGGATGGCGTGCGATGGCGCCGAGCACATCCTGGCGAAGTAGTGGCTTGTGCGGCCCCTCTGATCCCTGAGCGAGGGCTGCGCGAGAGCTGA
- a CDS encoding DNA cytosine methyltransferase, whose amino-acid sequence MEQDSLSVVEICAGAGGQALGLEKAGFEHELAVELDANASATLRANRPWKVAEGDVADSTVWNPEDHRGIALLAGGVPCPPFTIAGKQLGATDERDLFAWAVEQVAVVQPRALLLENVRGLSMPRFAGYRQHVLDRLTSLGYMGEWKLLQASDYGVPQLRPRFVLVALKPEDAAYFTWPEPQGPPPTVGEILLPLMKSRGWRGADAWKHKANKIAPTIVGGSKKHGGADLGPTRAKRAWAEMGVDALGVADEPPGQERDDEWIPKLTTEMVSLLQGWRPDEWHFTGRKTTRYRQIGNAFPPPVAEAVGNSIRMALEHEGIPAERAASSHDPIYKALRESGDFLTPTQLQRAVGRPIEPPELERTLSLLSRDFDLDVRESRGSIAYRLGTFKAFVGQDEHSRHEVFQKNRGRIS is encoded by the coding sequence GTGGAGCAGGACTCGCTCTCCGTAGTCGAGATTTGCGCGGGCGCTGGCGGACAGGCCTTGGGCCTGGAGAAGGCAGGCTTCGAGCACGAGCTAGCCGTCGAACTCGATGCGAATGCCAGTGCTACGCTCCGCGCAAACCGGCCATGGAAAGTCGCCGAGGGCGACGTCGCGGACTCCACGGTCTGGAATCCAGAGGACCACCGAGGTATAGCCCTCCTCGCTGGCGGCGTGCCCTGCCCACCATTCACGATCGCCGGCAAGCAGCTAGGCGCCACTGACGAGCGTGACTTGTTCGCGTGGGCTGTGGAGCAGGTCGCCGTAGTGCAGCCGCGCGCACTTCTACTGGAAAACGTCCGCGGGCTCAGCATGCCGCGCTTCGCCGGTTACCGGCAGCACGTGCTCGACCGACTCACATCGCTCGGCTACATGGGAGAGTGGAAACTTCTTCAAGCATCCGACTACGGTGTGCCGCAGCTCCGGCCTCGGTTCGTGTTGGTCGCGTTGAAGCCGGAGGATGCGGCGTACTTCACTTGGCCGGAGCCCCAGGGGCCCCCACCCACAGTCGGCGAAATACTCTTGCCATTGATGAAATCTCGAGGTTGGCGCGGCGCCGACGCCTGGAAGCACAAGGCGAACAAGATTGCTCCCACGATCGTGGGTGGATCGAAAAAACATGGCGGGGCCGACCTGGGACCAACACGCGCGAAGCGAGCCTGGGCCGAGATGGGCGTCGACGCATTGGGCGTGGCCGACGAGCCGCCAGGCCAGGAGCGTGACGACGAGTGGATCCCCAAGCTGACTACCGAAATGGTCTCTTTGCTGCAGGGCTGGAGACCGGACGAATGGCATTTCACCGGACGTAAGACGACCCGCTATCGACAGATCGGCAATGCATTTCCACCGCCGGTGGCTGAGGCAGTGGGAAACTCCATCCGGATGGCCCTCGAGCACGAGGGCATACCAGCCGAGCGCGCCGCTTCGAGTCACGATCCCATCTATAAGGCGCTGCGCGAGAGCGGCGATTTCCTCACGCCAACCCAGTTGCAGCGTGCCGTGGGCAGGCCGATCGAACCGCCGGAACTCGAACGAACGCTGAGTCTGCTCAGCCGTGACTTCGATCTGGACGTTCGCGAATCAAGGGGCTCGATCGCGTATCGCCTCGGTACGTTCAAGGCCTTCGTGGGCCAGGACGAGCACAGCCGCCATGAGGTCTTCCAGAAAAACCGCGGCAGGATCAGCTGA
- a CDS encoding very short patch repair endonuclease: MYPAPLNEGRSRNMQANRRADTKPEVALRKALHSRGFRYRKDFLLRPAEGVRVKPDIVFTARKVAVFVDGCFWHVCPTHGRYPTTNDWYWAPKLRRNLERDCLVNAALEDAGWRVVRLWEHEALDTAVAAVEGAVNGVVEHVNEDNPRL, translated from the coding sequence CTGTACCCGGCGCCTTTGAACGAGGGCAGGTCCCGCAACATGCAAGCCAACCGGCGCGCCGACACAAAACCCGAGGTGGCGCTCCGGAAGGCGCTCCACAGTCGAGGGTTTCGCTACCGAAAAGACTTCCTGCTGCGTCCGGCGGAGGGGGTCCGGGTCAAGCCCGACATCGTGTTCACTGCACGCAAGGTGGCGGTTTTCGTGGATGGCTGCTTCTGGCATGTTTGCCCCACTCATGGTCGGTATCCGACAACGAACGACTGGTATTGGGCGCCGAAGCTTCGTCGCAACCTGGAGCGCGACTGTTTGGTCAACGCAGCGCTGGAAGATGCAGGCTGGAGGGTCGTCCGGCTATGGGAGCACGAGGCCCTCGATACAGCCGTAGCTGCAGTTGAAGGGGCGGTGAACGGTGTCGTCGAACATGTGAACGAAGATAACCCTCGCCTCTGA